Proteins from a genomic interval of Paenibacillus sp. FSL H8-0048:
- a CDS encoding beta-ketoacyl-ACP synthase III, giving the protein MQLRHVKIKGTGKYLPERVVSDAELDKILGTTPGWVNKITGVGTRHYVGTDETASYMGARAAEAALADAGLSFSEVDCLVCTSGTKEQPLPSTAVFIQQAMGQADSGVPAFDIDATCLSFLVGLDVMSYMVEAGRYKNVLLVATEIASVGLNWQDKESSALFGDGAAAVVIGPAETGDFSCILHASLKTYSSGARYSEIAGGGTRLHPQNYTAEDALPYLFHMDGQAIFRKASKLLPDFIADMLGATGNKMDDFKLVIPHQGSAMAMRLLRKKLGIAEDRFLDNTEGHGNTIAASIPMGLHEAIRKGRISRGDRIMLIGTAAGLSLGGMIIEY; this is encoded by the coding sequence ATGCAACTTAGACATGTGAAAATAAAAGGAACAGGCAAATATTTGCCGGAGCGTGTAGTCAGTGATGCAGAGCTTGATAAGATCCTTGGCACAACACCGGGCTGGGTGAACAAAATCACCGGCGTCGGCACCCGTCATTATGTGGGAACCGATGAAACCGCCTCCTACATGGGAGCAAGAGCCGCTGAAGCAGCCCTCGCCGACGCAGGCCTCAGCTTCAGTGAGGTCGATTGTCTGGTGTGTACGAGCGGAACCAAGGAGCAGCCGCTGCCGAGTACCGCCGTGTTCATTCAGCAGGCCATGGGTCAGGCGGATTCCGGTGTGCCGGCTTTTGATATTGATGCGACTTGTCTCAGCTTTCTTGTAGGGCTTGATGTGATGTCCTATATGGTGGAAGCGGGGAGATATAAGAATGTGCTGCTGGTGGCTACTGAGATTGCATCGGTAGGGCTGAACTGGCAGGACAAGGAGAGCTCAGCCCTGTTCGGTGACGGAGCAGCGGCAGTGGTGATCGGGCCTGCGGAGACCGGGGATTTCTCGTGTATACTCCATGCTTCGCTCAAAACCTACAGCAGCGGTGCGCGTTATTCGGAGATTGCCGGGGGCGGGACAAGGTTGCATCCCCAGAATTATACAGCAGAGGATGCACTGCCCTATCTGTTCCATATGGATGGACAGGCTATATTCCGCAAGGCGTCCAAGCTGCTTCCCGATTTCATTGCTGACATGCTGGGCGCCACAGGCAATAAGATGGACGACTTCAAGCTGGTCATTCCCCATCAGGGCAGTGCAATGGCCATGCGTCTCCTGCGTAAAAAGCTGGGCATTGCCGAGGACCGCTTCCTCGACAATACCGAAGGCCATGGCAATACGATTGCAGCATCCATCCCGATGGGGCTGCATGAAGCGATCCGTAAGGGCCGGATATCGCGCGGAGACCGGATCATGCTGATCGGCACAGCGGCAGGGCTGTCTCTGGGAGGCATGATTATTGAGTACTGA
- a CDS encoding lipid II flippase Amj family protein yields MTNSLLVVCLLTLIIHTAETLSYSVRFAGVKLNKIAIALSLTGIIVLVSRTANMVQGPLTAKFVDYAKADDSFPLLNYLRIIMLASSLGTLIAIALFPTFVGLFTRVISKLEIEGSIPKLLTSVTVSQLKNTRKYIRRPKVRLSSFRYLGIPKRFIVMNVFVTAFYTVGVLSSMYAAKLLPAFSTTASQASGLINGIATILLTVFIDPQLGIITHKATENAEYRDRLGKIYVLLMGSRFLGSLLGQALLVPGAFIITWLVKLL; encoded by the coding sequence ATGACGAACAGTTTATTGGTGGTATGTCTGTTGACTCTGATTATTCATACGGCGGAGACCTTGTCGTATTCGGTGCGTTTTGCCGGAGTGAAGCTGAACAAGATCGCTATCGCATTATCCCTGACCGGAATTATTGTACTGGTCTCCAGAACCGCAAATATGGTACAAGGCCCCTTAACAGCGAAGTTCGTAGATTATGCCAAAGCTGACGACAGCTTCCCGCTGCTCAACTATTTGCGGATTATTATGCTGGCATCTTCACTGGGGACATTGATCGCCATTGCGTTGTTTCCGACCTTCGTAGGACTGTTCACAAGAGTGATCTCCAAGCTGGAGATCGAAGGCTCCATCCCCAAGCTTCTGACGAGTGTAACGGTCAGCCAGCTCAAGAATACGCGCAAATATATCCGCAGACCGAAGGTCAGGCTCAGCAGCTTCCGTTATCTTGGCATTCCCAAACGCTTCATCGTGATGAATGTCTTCGTGACGGCCTTCTACACGGTAGGCGTATTATCCTCGATGTATGCGGCCAAGCTGTTGCCGGCGTTCAGCACCACTGCTTCCCAGGCATCGGGCCTGATTAACGGGATAGCAACGATACTGCTGACAGTGTTCATCGATCCGCAGCTGGGAATCATTACGCACAAGGCAACGGAGAATGCGGAGTACCGGGACCGGCTTGGGAAGATCTATGTACTTCTGATGGGCTCGCGCTTCCTGGGATCTCTGCTCGGCCAAGCCTTGCTGGTACCCGGTGCCTTCATCATCACCTGGCTGGTGAAGCTGCTCTGA
- a CDS encoding ribosomal maturation YjgA family protein: MNLRSRMIYCGAVLLAIVLGLGTRAYGNSLPHFVSEHFGDAIWAGMIYLASRVLLVRHPLWISLVLSLCFSFGIEFSQLYQAEWILHVRATTLGSLILGHGFLWIDLVRYTAGILFCWTVDQILQN; the protein is encoded by the coding sequence TTGAATTTACGATCAAGAATGATCTACTGCGGCGCAGTACTGCTAGCCATTGTGCTGGGTCTTGGGACCAGGGCATACGGGAACTCGCTGCCGCACTTTGTCAGCGAGCACTTTGGGGATGCAATTTGGGCAGGAATGATCTACCTTGCTTCCCGGGTGTTGCTGGTCCGGCATCCGCTATGGATTTCGCTTGTCCTTAGCCTGTGCTTCAGCTTCGGAATTGAGTTCAGCCAGCTCTATCAGGCAGAGTGGATTCTGCATGTGCGTGCTACAACCCTTGGCAGCCTAATTCTCGGTCACGGCTTCCTGTGGATTGATCTGGTCCGGTATACTGCCGGAATCCTGTTCTGCTGGACGGTTGACCAAATCTTACAAAATTGA
- a CDS encoding NUDIX domain-containing protein has translation MSMSEYYRELRGKAGSGLLMIPSVAAVVRDEQDRILLIRKKDETLWGLPAGAVEPGETPSRALRREVFEETGLMVTPEQIIGVFGGEKFRYEYSNGDQVEYTVIVFECVIVKGQLRSLDGEAEELRFFKEDELPGLTIPYPPKLFVRDGAAPRKVIWD, from the coding sequence ATGTCAATGTCTGAGTATTACCGGGAGCTGCGCGGGAAGGCCGGCAGCGGGCTGTTAATGATACCGTCTGTAGCGGCTGTGGTAAGAGATGAACAGGATCGGATTCTGCTGATCCGCAAAAAGGATGAAACGTTATGGGGTCTGCCTGCCGGAGCGGTTGAACCTGGAGAGACCCCGTCCAGGGCACTGCGCAGAGAGGTGTTCGAAGAGACCGGCTTAATGGTAACGCCTGAACAGATTATCGGCGTATTCGGCGGTGAGAAATTCAGATATGAATATAGTAATGGGGATCAGGTAGAGTACACGGTTATTGTATTTGAGTGTGTCATTGTTAAAGGACAGCTCAGGAGTCTGGACGGGGAGGCGGAGGAGCTGAGATTCTTCAAGGAAGACGAACTGCCCGGGCTAACAATCCCTTACCCCCCCAAGCTGTTCGTGCGGGATGGTGCTGCGCCCAGGAAGGTTATATGGGATTGA
- a CDS encoding putative ABC transporter permease, with the protein MTPLLLQQSYSIVAAVSPYLFYFTVYSFLGWVLEGSYNLYSTGTFRKEGFLKGPFKPMYGCAPLLLLAAHEIRLSFPLFLLLALIIPSAVEFVSGWLLKGIFRRQWWDYSGMPFQLQGHICLKFSLYWWGLSLLCFYGLQPLVNFLYLYLERVWILVLPIALLLFTADLLWTFRTRRRGLQLMQLMQVLEPPELGEG; encoded by the coding sequence ATGACACCGTTACTTTTACAGCAAAGTTACAGTATAGTGGCTGCGGTAAGCCCCTATCTGTTCTATTTCACTGTATATTCGTTCCTGGGATGGGTCCTTGAAGGCAGCTATAACCTCTATAGCACTGGGACTTTTCGGAAAGAAGGCTTCCTCAAAGGGCCATTCAAGCCCATGTATGGCTGCGCACCGTTGCTGCTACTGGCAGCACATGAAATTAGGCTTTCCTTTCCGTTATTCCTGCTGCTTGCGCTGATTATCCCTTCGGCGGTTGAATTTGTCAGCGGCTGGCTGCTTAAGGGGATCTTTCGTAGACAGTGGTGGGATTATTCAGGGATGCCGTTTCAGCTTCAAGGGCATATCTGCCTGAAATTCTCGCTGTATTGGTGGGGACTGTCACTACTTTGCTTCTATGGCCTGCAACCGCTGGTAAACTTCCTCTACCTGTATTTGGAACGGGTATGGATACTAGTGCTGCCCATCGCCCTGCTGCTATTCACGGCGGATCTGCTGTGGACGTTCCGCACCCGCCGCCGCGGGCTGCAACTGATGCAATTGATGCAAGTGCTGGAGCCACCGGAGCTTGGTGAGGGCTAA
- a CDS encoding ArsR/SmtB family transcription factor yields the protein MYLTTDSESLKVYEALASEVRLRIIDLLSSEEMHIKEIAARLYLSSAIVSSHVAKLQKAGIVSSQMKRIDGGTYKFCSLSANFLQIKLSGAKGIARKVVEVSVPVGHYTGLEASPTCGIATTEKLIGYYDDPRYFLDPQRVDAGILWFAKGYAEYKVPNYLFMDQTVQEIEISMEIGSEAPSVNEKWPSDISFMMNGISLGKWTSPGDFGVMRGRLTPAWWKSDVNQYGLLKVLRINAGGTYIDGQQISAVTIDQVGWQQDQWSFRFTAEDTTRRRGGLTLFGRGFGNYEQDIVFRVYYE from the coding sequence ATGTATTTAACCACAGATTCTGAATCGCTGAAGGTCTATGAAGCACTTGCCAGCGAAGTGCGGCTGCGGATCATCGATCTGCTCAGCAGTGAAGAGATGCATATTAAGGAGATTGCAGCCCGGTTGTATCTCAGCAGCGCCATTGTCAGCTCGCATGTAGCGAAGCTGCAGAAGGCGGGCATCGTCAGCTCCCAGATGAAGCGGATCGATGGGGGGACTTATAAATTCTGCTCACTTTCTGCGAATTTCTTGCAGATTAAATTATCCGGGGCCAAAGGAATCGCCCGCAAGGTGGTCGAGGTCTCTGTCCCTGTCGGGCATTACACCGGCCTTGAAGCCTCACCGACCTGCGGCATTGCTACCACTGAGAAGCTGATCGGGTATTATGACGACCCGCGTTATTTCCTGGACCCGCAGCGGGTGGATGCCGGCATTCTCTGGTTCGCCAAAGGATACGCGGAATATAAGGTTCCGAATTATCTGTTCATGGATCAGACGGTGCAGGAAATTGAGATCTCCATGGAGATCGGCTCGGAGGCGCCGAGTGTGAACGAGAAGTGGCCTTCGGATATCTCTTTTATGATGAACGGCATTTCGCTTGGCAAATGGACCAGTCCCGGTGACTTCGGCGTAATGAGAGGCCGGCTGACCCCTGCCTGGTGGAAATCGGATGTGAACCAGTACGGGCTGCTGAAGGTGCTTAGAATTAATGCAGGGGGAACTTATATAGACGGCCAGCAGATATCGGCAGTTACCATTGATCAGGTGGGCTGGCAGCAGGATCAGTGGAGCTTCAGATTCACCGCAGAAGACACCACCCGAAGGCGGGGCGGCTTAACGTTATTCGGGCGCGGCTTCGGGAATTACGAGCAGGATATTGTGTTTCGTGTGTATTATGAGTAA
- the arfA gene encoding arabinosylfuranosidase ArfA: MSIQSKMIVDKDFKLAEVDPRLYGSFIEHLGRAVYGGIYEPGHPTADANGFRGDALEAIKALRVPIIRYPGGNFVSGYNWEDGVGPKEERKRSLELAWWVTETNQVGTNEFADWAKLAGSEVMMAVNLGTRGIDAARNLVEYCNHPSGSYWSDLRISHGYKAPHNFRTWCLGNEMDGPWQIGAKTAVEYGRLANETAKAMRWVDPSLELVACGSSGSNMSTFAEWEATVLDLTYDNVDFLSLHTYYNNNDGDTANFLAQSLDMDQFIDSVAAVCDYIKAKKKSKKKIYLSLDEWNVWKSQGSSRAEQHWQIAPPEFEDVYTLEDALVVGCCLISLLKHADRVKMACIAQLINVIAPIMTEDGGPLWLQTTYYPYMHASIYGRGTVLHPLITSAKYDSKDFTDVPYLEAVSVYNEELSEVTVFAVNRHLSEGMELAVDLRSFGAVEVIQHTVLEHEDLQAANTRSNPSNVLPHNRGTAAADGGRVSAMLPAASWNVIRLRVNG, encoded by the coding sequence ATGAGCATTCAATCCAAGATGATTGTCGACAAAGACTTCAAGCTGGCCGAGGTTGATCCAAGGCTGTACGGTTCCTTCATTGAACATTTGGGCCGGGCCGTGTATGGCGGAATCTATGAGCCGGGACATCCTACCGCTGATGCGAACGGATTCCGCGGTGATGCGCTGGAGGCCATCAAGGCACTACGCGTACCAATCATCCGTTACCCGGGAGGCAACTTCGTATCCGGCTATAACTGGGAAGACGGCGTCGGCCCCAAGGAGGAACGGAAGCGCTCTCTTGAACTTGCGTGGTGGGTTACAGAGACTAACCAGGTAGGCACGAATGAATTCGCCGATTGGGCCAAGCTGGCCGGTTCCGAAGTAATGATGGCAGTAAATCTCGGCACCCGGGGAATCGACGCTGCAAGGAATCTGGTCGAGTACTGCAACCATCCCTCCGGCTCTTACTGGAGTGACCTGCGGATCTCCCATGGCTACAAGGCTCCGCACAATTTCCGCACCTGGTGCCTTGGTAATGAGATGGACGGTCCATGGCAGATCGGAGCCAAGACTGCGGTCGAATACGGAAGGCTCGCTAATGAGACCGCCAAAGCGATGCGCTGGGTGGACCCGTCCCTGGAGCTTGTCGCCTGCGGCAGCTCAGGCAGCAACATGAGTACTTTTGCCGAATGGGAAGCTACAGTACTGGATCTCACCTACGATAATGTAGATTTCCTCTCACTGCACACCTACTACAATAATAATGATGGAGATACAGCGAACTTCCTGGCCCAATCGCTCGATATGGATCAGTTCATCGACAGCGTAGCAGCAGTATGTGATTATATCAAGGCTAAGAAGAAAAGCAAGAAAAAGATTTACCTGTCACTCGATGAATGGAATGTGTGGAAGTCGCAGGGCTCTAGCCGTGCTGAGCAGCACTGGCAGATTGCACCGCCTGAATTCGAGGATGTCTATACCCTGGAGGATGCGCTGGTGGTGGGCTGCTGCCTGATCAGCCTGCTCAAGCATGCAGACCGGGTCAAAATGGCTTGTATCGCACAGCTCATTAATGTCATTGCACCGATTATGACGGAGGACGGCGGACCGCTGTGGCTGCAGACCACTTATTATCCTTACATGCATGCCTCCATCTACGGCCGGGGAACGGTGCTTCACCCGCTGATTACAAGTGCGAAATATGACTCCAAGGATTTCACCGACGTTCCTTATCTGGAAGCGGTCAGTGTATATAATGAGGAGCTAAGCGAGGTTACTGTGTTTGCAGTGAACCGCCATCTGAGCGAAGGCATGGAGCTGGCGGTTGATCTGCGGAGCTTCGGCGCTGTAGAGGTTATTCAGCACACGGTTCTTGAGCATGAGGATCTTCAGGCGGCCAATACCCGCTCCAACCCGTCGAATGTGCTTCCGCACAACCGGGGAACGGCAGCCGCAGACGGCGGCCGGGTGAGTGCAATGCTTCCGGCCGCTTCCTGGAATGTGATCCGGCTGCGCGTGAACGGCTGA